GTGTTGGACATGCCGGGGGTATATGTACGAAGAAGGGCGGATATAGACGTTATAGATACGTCTGCAGGGCCATTCCAGGTAGTAGCTCTTCCATATATGTCACCTAGTAATTTGGTAGAGGAAGGGGAAGGCATAGGGGATACGGCACAGTATATAAGAAATAGTATAGATACACTTATAGATATGCTGGTTAAGCGCATGGATAAGACTTTACCTACCATTTTTATGTCCCATTTTTCTATAATAGGTGCTGTGCCAGGGTCGGAGAAGGCTATAATGTTAGGCAGGGAAGTAACGCTTCCCGTATCTACCTTTGCCCGTCCTGAGTTTGATTATGTGGCAATGGGTCATATACACAAGCATCAGGCCCTTTATGATCATCCAGCAGTTGTATACTCCGGGAGTATAGATCGGGTGGATTTTAGTGAGGAAAAGGAGCAAAAGGGTTTTGTAGAGGTGGAACTCTTCAAAGGGGATACATTCTGGAGGTTCATCCCTTTGGATACTCGCCCCTTTAGGACAATATATGTAGATGGAAGCAAGGACGATCCGTATGACAAGGCAATGGAAAAGATAGAGCATGAAGATCTGGAGGGGGCAATAGTAAAACTCAAGGTAAAGCTTCCTTCCCATAAATTATCTGCCCTTAAAGAGCCTGAACTTTATAAAGAGTTGAGAAGAAGGGCTTTTTATGTGGCAGGCATAGAAAAGGAGATAACTTCAGATCTGTCCCATTTGCGCCATCCAGGTATTACTGAACGGATGGATGTTAGGGAGGCAGTTGGGGAGTATATATCAAAAAAAGGTGAATATGAAGATATAAAGGAAGATCTTTTAAAGGTAAATGATGAACTTATGCAAGAGCTAAAGGAAGGGGAGGCTATATTATGACACCCTATACTCTATATATAAGAAATTTTAAATCCTATGGAGAGAATACCCCTGTTTTGGATTTTAACAAATTTGATATAGCGCTTTTAACTGGGGAAAATGGCAATGGAAAATCATCCCTTGCAGATGCTATCGCATGGTGTATATGGGGGCAATGCAAGGGTATGTCAGGTAGAGGTGGTATGGATGACCTGGTGCATACAGGTGCTTTGGATATGGATGTTGCATTTACCTTCGAGGAAGATGGAAATATATATAAGGTAATACGCAAAAGGGATAAAAAAAGGGGCCAATCGGCACTGGAGTTTTATATAAAGCAGGGAGCTGAATTTATATCCATAAGCGGAAATGGTATAGGTGAAACCCAACAAAAGATATTGGAGATAATAAAGCTTGACTATGATACATATCTCTGTACCGCATATTTGAGTCAGGGCAAGGCCGATCTATTTGCTACAAAAAAACCAAATGAGCGTAAGGAGGTTCTAGGTGAGATATTAAATCTTTCGACCTATGATAAGCTGGAGGGATTGGCAGCTGAAAAAAGGCGGGAGGTTGTAAGTGAACTTACCCTTTTGGAAAGGCAGATAGAAGGTTTTAAGGAAAATGTCCTAGATGAAAAGGAAATCTCAAAAGGGCTTCTAGATGTAGAGGAAAATTTAAAAGCATGGTATCTAAAACGGGATATACTGAGGGATAAATTATCGGTTCTTAACAGGAAAAAAACGGAGCTCGATGGACTAAAACAACAGGCAAAGGACTATAAAGCACAGCTTGTAAGATCAAAGCATGATCTTGTAAAGCTAAAAAAAGAGTCGGAAACTTTAGCTAAGCGTATACAGGAATATAGGGATATATTAAAAAAACAGGATGCTATAAAAAGGGATTATGATGTTTTAAATATGCTAGTGGAGCAGGATAAAAAGATGGGCGAAGCTCTACAAAGGATTACTGAGTTAAAGAGCAAGAAACAGTCTATAGAATCTCAGATAAAAGCGCTAGAGCAGGAACTAAACCATAGAATAGCCCTTATAGATCAGAAGATACTTCAGGAGAAGAACAAAGTAGATGCTTCTCAAGGAATAGATGCAAGGCTTAAAGATATTAGGAAGACTCTGTTAAAATTAAAAGAGGATGAAGATAAGCTCTCTATTCTCCAACAGAAGAAATTGGAGATTGCCCAAAGCATGGTGCAGATCAAAACGGATAAAAAGGCACTTTTATCACAGATGGATGAGCTTAGGGAACATTATTATGTGCTAAAGGATGTGGAAGCAGATTGTCCAGTATGCAAAAGACCCCTTGATGGGCATACAAAGACGCAGATAATGGATGAAGCCATAAAAAAGGGCAGAGAAATACAAAAGCATATAAAGGATATGGATGGGGAGATAATTAAGCTAAAGACCCAAGATCATGATATAGATGTGGAAATAGCTAGACTAAAGGAAGGGCTAAAAGAACGGTCAAGGCTAGAAGGACAGTTGGTGCTTATGGAAAAATCCATAAATGAAGGTGATGAGGCAAAAAAAGCAATAGAAACCTTAAAGGCACAGCTTATGCCCATAAAATCATCTTTGAAGACAGGATCATATAGGGAAAAATTTAATGATGTATATGAAGATATATGTAAACAATTGGATTCAATAGAGTATGATAGGGATGGACATGTATCCATAAAGAATAGGATAAAAGAGCTCAAAGACATACCTGAGCTTTTTGAAGAGATCAAGGTGGCAAAGGTAAAGCTATCAGCCGATGGGGAAAGTAGAACAAGGATATTGGGTCTTATCGAAGATAGGGAGAATGATATAAGGGCTAGAGAGGATATAATAGACACACTGGAAAAGGCAGCAGCCGAATTGCCGGAGATTTCAAAGGATATTAAAAATTTTGACGGAGAGGTACAAAAACTAGAGGAACTGATATTGCAGGGTGAATCTAAAAAAGGTGCTCTAAATGAGAGACTTCTTCAGATACAGAGGGCAAAGGAAGAGCTTAAAGAAAAGAAAAGAATACAGGATAAATTATTGTATGATTTGGAAGTGTATAAGGCGCTCGTAAACATATATGGTAAAAAAGGCATACAGGCAGCTATAATAGAAAATGCCATACCAGAGTTGCAGGATGAAACCAATCGTATACTCTCAAAGATTACCGATGGTCGATTTACGGTGGAGTTTATAACACAGCGTGATACTTCAACAGGGAATATTCTAGAGACGCTGGATATAAAGATATCAGATGGCATGGAGACACGGAAGTATGAAACATATTCTGGTGGGGAGGAGTTCCGCATAAACTTTGCTATTCGCATAGCTCTAGCAAAGATGCTGGCTAGGCGGGCGGGGGCAAACCTGCGTATGCTCATATTGGATGAAGGCTTTGGCGTGCTAGATGAGGCAGGGCGGGAGCGGCTTGCCCAGGTTATAAATAGCATAAGCGATGAATTTGAAAAGATAATGGTAATAACCCATATACAGGATTTAAAGGATTACTTTCCTACACAGATAGAAGTATATATGACATCAGAGGGGTCAATGTTTAAAATAGTAGGATAGAATTAATGTAGTTTTAAACTGGGAAGGACAATTGTCTTTCCCATAAGTTTAACGTGGTTTTAAAAAATTTTTTGGATTCTTGTCCTCAAAGTAACAATTGAGACATTTATTATTATAGAGCTTTAGGCAATCGGGGCACACCGTAGAACTGCAATTGTTGCATATGGATATACCATTGGATTCAAAACTTTTGTTACATACTGAACAGACGTCTAACATATTTATCTTCCTTTCATTAATTTAAAATTAGGTGCGCTGATAGTAGTTTTACCTTTTATGCTATAAAAATGCGCATAAAAGACTATATATTTTATGCACAATAGTGTGTAAGTTTATGGTATAATGATCTAAATGTAAAAACTTTTAGTAAGGGGGGCGGACATGGCTACAGAAGTGCAACTCATACAGGAAGCCCAAAACGGTGACATATCTGCATTTGAAGAACTGGTTAATTTATACCAGAAAAAAATATATAACTATTGTTACCGTATGGCTAACAATGAACATGATGCAGAGGATCTTACACAAGAAGTCTTTATGAAGGTATATAGAAGTCTTAGAACATTTAAGGGTAATAGTCACTTTTCAACATGGATTTATAGAATAGCACATAATACATGTATAGATAAATACAGATCTTTAAAAGCCTATAATGTAGTTACACTGGATGGGGAAGACGATCGGGTGAGGGGTATATCTTCTAGTGATCCGCTACCTGATGAACAGGTGGTAAACAAGGAGCATATGGAGATGCTGGAAGAGTGTATTGCCCATTTAAAACCGGATTATAGATCTGTAATCATACTGAGGGATGTACAAAACTACAGTTATCAGGATATAGCTGTTATATTAAATATGCCTTTAGGGACGGTTAAATCTCTTATAAGCCGTGCCAGGCAAGCCCTTAGACAAGAACTTAAGGCTAGGCTGTGAAAGGGGTGATTGTGTATGCAATGTAAAGAAGCAAGGATGCTTATAAGTCCATATATAGATGGCATGTTAAGGAAGGGAGAACAGGAGCTCTTTGAAAAGCATATAGAGACCTGTGGGGCGTGCAGAAAAGAGTTAGAGGATATAAAAGATGTAGTAGCAGAGATAGGAGAATTGCCAGAGCGAGAGTTACCCCAAGGTTTTGAGGATGTATTGCATGACCGGATTTTAAGGGAGGCTGAGATACAAAAAGCCTTCGATGAATGGGATAATCTGGAGGGATCTTTGCAGCCAGAAGGAGAAGATCACAGCAGAAGAAATATACGGGATATTATAAAATGGATAGGATATGCAGCTGCTGTAGTAGCCGTAGCTTTTTCCATAAAGGCCTTTAGCGGTTCATTAAATAATACTAAGAAGAACATGGTTGCTAGAGATGAAACAGCTCAGCAGGAGAATAAGGATATGTTTGCTGCAGAATCGTCTAAGGCAGATAGGGGAACTGACGATGCCGTTAGTAATGATGTCGCTGATGGAAAACTAAAAGCTGATGATAATGGGTTTGTTAAAGAAGATGCAATGGAGAATGAAGAAAAGGCCGAAGATAAATATATAAGAACAGATAAGGTCAACTTGAAGGTAGAAGATGTATGTGTCACCCCTAATTCCCTTGAAATAGCTGTGGCGAAGTATGATATAGATGTAGTGGAGACGTATAATAATGGAATAAAGGTAAAGGTATCAGATAAAAAGGACAGGGAAAACTTGTACCAGGCCATTAATATGCAGGGTATAATAGAGGATATGGGAGAAGATACGGATTCTCAATATGTAACAATTATTATAAAAAAATGAGATGTTTTTGACAGGAGTTAATTTTATATGCGTAAAAAAATAGTAATTATTTCTTTAGCCATAGTTTTGGTTGTAGCAGGATGGGCAGTATATGAGCTACTTGCAGACCATTCTGATATGTGGAATACACAAAAGATACTGGTAACGGTAAAAAATACTGGGCAGGTAAAGGAAATAGATGATAAGGAAACTATAAAAAAAATAGTCCGTGTGGTACTTGACAGGGAACAGCCGGGAGATATGGATATGCTAGATGAATTGGTAGATAGACCATATACCTATTCATTGGAGTTTTTTACTCAGAATGAGGGTTATGGCCCCCTTTTATGTTATAAGGATATAAAAATATGTCAATTTGAGGAGGATACACTGGGCTATTATATAGAGGTTTCAGATGATTTTTTTAAATTGATAGAAGATTATATGAAATAGATACAAAAAATGCATCGCCATGGTATACGATATGGTGATGCATTTTTTTATATATTAATTTTTCAAACTTATGGTATAAGTGGTAAAAGTATAGTGAATAATATATGTATAGTTTATAAGATGGGAGGAATATACATGGCAAGCAAACAGCTTATAGAGCTTATGAAACAGGAAGTTGATAGTGTCAGGGAGTCTAGATTACCAATGGTAAAGGCATTTGAAAGCATAGCAAAAAAGACTGGATTGAAACCTAATACCGTTCGTAACTATTATTACAGATATATATATGATAAACAGGATAAAAATATAGGCATACCTGCAGGAAGGAGTTTTACTCCACAAGAAGTGGATGATCTAATGATAAGTATGCTGGTGGCTCAAGGGCATGGTCAATCGGTGCGTGGATGTGCCAATCAGTTAAGTGGAGGTGATCCAAAGCTTCTCATACGCCTTCAAAACAAATATAGAAATGTTATTGCTAGTAAAAGGGAATATGTAAATGAACTTATGGCTAAGATGCAGGCTGAAGGTATGACATTTTATAATCCGTATACAAAGCAGTATATAAATGGTAATAGTTCTTTGGAGCAATGGGATAGTGATGATATATTGGACAGCATCAGTAGATTTGTATCCAATATACAGAAGATAAACAATTCATCTTTGTATAGTCTGATTAATGGATTAAAAAATTTAAGCCAGATGGCATTGGATGGTATGGATTATGGGCGTGAGCAATACCAAAAACGTCTTTCTGTGCTAGAACAGGATATAAAAGAAAGGGATAAAAAAATATATGAGATTAACAACCAAATATTAATCTATAAAACTCAACTAGATGAACAAAGACATAAAACAAATAGGCTAATATCCATGTTTAGACAGCTTATTGCCATAAATAGGAGGTTTTTGGATCTATCAAGTACTGGTAAAATTTCAGAGTTAAATGAATATATATCTGAATTGGGAGATTATATAGAAAGCTATAAACTAGCAGAAGAAGAATAAAAATAGGAAAATGTGCATTGATTGGGCATACCCTAGATGGTATAATGTACCTATATATAGCAAAGATCATAAGGTTTCAAGCATTGCTTGAATTAAAAGGGAAAGCGGTGAAAATCCGCTACAGCCCCCGCTACTGTGAATGGTGATGTATAGACATGTACCACTGGCCATATAAGGCTGGGAAGGTGTCGGTTACAGATGAACCATAAGTCAGGAGACCTGCCTATGGTTATGTTATTATTCCTTCGGAGGGAAGGATTGGATACATATATGGGTAAAAGCACTCCAGTCCTTTTGGGTTGGAGTTTTTTTATTGTATAAATTTTATAAAGGAGCCTATGAGTATGTTAAGAAAGATTAACCTAAGGTATATTATACCTATTTTAGCTATTACCTTTATTATGTTTAGTATAGTTGCTTGCAGTAGTGGAGATGCTAATATATCTAAAAAGGATGATAATGTTAGGATAGGGGAAGAAGCTAATGGGCAAAAAGTATCATATCCATTTGAATATACCGATGTGGTGGATAGAAAAGTGACTATAGAAAAGCAACCAGAAAGGATAGTATCCTTATCCCCTAGCAACACGGAGATATTGTGTGCATTAGGTCTTGGGGATAAGCTAGTGGGGGTTACAGACTATTGTGATTATCCAGCGGAGGTCCTATCAAAAGAAAAGGTAGGAGATTATAGTCAGCCTAATATAGAAAAAATAGTAGCATTACAGCCTGATATGGTATTTGCAAATAATGGCATGCAACATGAAATAATATACAAACTGGAGGAGGCCAACATACAGGTTGTTGTATTTGGTGGGGATACCTTTGAGGGGGTATATAGATCTATACTGGATGCAGGTAAGATTACAAACACACAAAAAACGGCCAGTGAAATAGTAAATAATATGAAAAATAGAGTTGATGAAGTACAGAAAAAGCTCAAAGGTGTAGAAAAGAGGAGCTGTTATTTTATAGTAACCTTTGGCGATAGTGGTAATTGGACTGCAGGACCTGGAAGCTTTATAGACGAGATGATAAATAAGGCAGGTGGGGAAAATATAGCAGGCGATACAGAATCCGCTTGGGCGGAATATTCTATAGAAAAGCTTGTAGAAAAAAAACCTCAGGTTATACTGATGTCAAAGGCGGCAGGAGATGTGGAAGAATTA
This Xylanivirga thermophila DNA region includes the following protein-coding sequences:
- a CDS encoding AAA family ATPase, giving the protein MTPYTLYIRNFKSYGENTPVLDFNKFDIALLTGENGNGKSSLADAIAWCIWGQCKGMSGRGGMDDLVHTGALDMDVAFTFEEDGNIYKVIRKRDKKRGQSALEFYIKQGAEFISISGNGIGETQQKILEIIKLDYDTYLCTAYLSQGKADLFATKKPNERKEVLGEILNLSTYDKLEGLAAEKRREVVSELTLLERQIEGFKENVLDEKEISKGLLDVEENLKAWYLKRDILRDKLSVLNRKKTELDGLKQQAKDYKAQLVRSKHDLVKLKKESETLAKRIQEYRDILKKQDAIKRDYDVLNMLVEQDKKMGEALQRITELKSKKQSIESQIKALEQELNHRIALIDQKILQEKNKVDASQGIDARLKDIRKTLLKLKEDEDKLSILQQKKLEIAQSMVQIKTDKKALLSQMDELREHYYVLKDVEADCPVCKRPLDGHTKTQIMDEAIKKGREIQKHIKDMDGEIIKLKTQDHDIDVEIARLKEGLKERSRLEGQLVLMEKSINEGDEAKKAIETLKAQLMPIKSSLKTGSYREKFNDVYEDICKQLDSIEYDRDGHVSIKNRIKELKDIPELFEEIKVAKVKLSADGESRTRILGLIEDRENDIRAREDIIDTLEKAAAELPEISKDIKNFDGEVQKLEELILQGESKKGALNERLLQIQRAKEELKEKKRIQDKLLYDLEVYKALVNIYGKKGIQAAIIENAIPELQDETNRILSKITDGRFTVEFITQRDTSTGNILETLDIKISDGMETRKYETYSGGEEFRINFAIRIALAKMLARRAGANLRMLILDEGFGVLDEAGRERLAQVINSISDEFEKIMVITHIQDLKDYFPTQIEVYMTSEGSMFKIVG
- a CDS encoding anti-sigma factor family protein — encoded protein: MQCKEARMLISPYIDGMLRKGEQELFEKHIETCGACRKELEDIKDVVAEIGELPERELPQGFEDVLHDRILREAEIQKAFDEWDNLEGSLQPEGEDHSRRNIRDIIKWIGYAAAVVAVAFSIKAFSGSLNNTKKNMVARDETAQQENKDMFAAESSKADRGTDDAVSNDVADGKLKADDNGFVKEDAMENEEKAEDKYIRTDKVNLKVEDVCVTPNSLEIAVAKYDIDVVETYNNGIKVKVSDKKDRENLYQAINMQGIIEDMGEDTDSQYVTIIIKK
- a CDS encoding ABC transporter substrate-binding protein, with amino-acid sequence MLRKINLRYIIPILAITFIMFSIVACSSGDANISKKDDNVRIGEEANGQKVSYPFEYTDVVDRKVTIEKQPERIVSLSPSNTEILCALGLGDKLVGVTDYCDYPAEVLSKEKVGDYSQPNIEKIVALQPDMVFANNGMQHEIIYKLEEANIQVVVFGGDTFEGVYRSILDAGKITNTQKTASEIVNNMKNRVDEVQKKLKGVEKRSCYFIVTFGDSGNWTAGPGSFIDEMINKAGGENIAGDTESAWAEYSIEKLVEKKPQVILMSKAAGDVEELKNTSGYKELTAVKEGNVKLLDDNLVSRPGPRLVDGLEEIAKAIHPEIFK
- a CDS encoding metallophosphoesterase family protein, encoding MSDVIKIIHTADLHIGVQNYGRLDSKIGMHTRIADFLKSLDKVVDYAIETGQHAFLISGDIFKNREPDVTQQREFAKRIKKLSDAGIKVYMIIGNHDLHNSVFKATSVEIYDVLDMPGVYVRRRADIDVIDTSAGPFQVVALPYMSPSNLVEEGEGIGDTAQYIRNSIDTLIDMLVKRMDKTLPTIFMSHFSIIGAVPGSEKAIMLGREVTLPVSTFARPEFDYVAMGHIHKHQALYDHPAVVYSGSIDRVDFSEEKEQKGFVEVELFKGDTFWRFIPLDTRPFRTIYVDGSKDDPYDKAMEKIEHEDLEGAIVKLKVKLPSHKLSALKEPELYKELRRRAFYVAGIEKEITSDLSHLRHPGITERMDVREAVGEYISKKGEYEDIKEDLLKVNDELMQELKEGEAIL
- a CDS encoding RNA polymerase sigma factor encodes the protein MATEVQLIQEAQNGDISAFEELVNLYQKKIYNYCYRMANNEHDAEDLTQEVFMKVYRSLRTFKGNSHFSTWIYRIAHNTCIDKYRSLKAYNVVTLDGEDDRVRGISSSDPLPDEQVVNKEHMEMLEECIAHLKPDYRSVIILRDVQNYSYQDIAVILNMPLGTVKSLISRARQALRQELKARL